Sequence from the Kribbella aluminosa genome:
GATCAGTACCAGGACGTGGCCGACCAGCTCCCGGTGATGGTCGCATCCGCACGCCCGATCGTCGCGGGATTCACCTCCACCATCGACGCTGTTCATCACATCGGGCCGGAAGGGCTGAGCACCCTACTCCTCGCAGCACCCGACAAGTTTCCGCCAGAGTTCGCGGCGGGACTGCGCGAGCTGCAACGCCGGCTGCACGCGGGGCTGGACGCGAGTTGTTCATCGACGATCCGCTGGGCGAGCGGCACCTGACCGACCTGGTCGGTGAGCCTGCGCGACACCAGCCAGGCGGTACGTCGCTACAAGCCTGCTGGAGCTGGGCCTCGATAGGACTTCGGCCGCTGCTCAGCCTGGCCGATCGATCACCGAGGCAACTGGCGGTGGTCGATCCCAACATCCGGCTTGCGACACCGGGCGGGGTCAGTCCGGCCGGGGACCTCCAGCCGGAGCCAGGCGATGTTTCCCGGCCGGCCAATCATGCGCTGGAGTTCACCGCGGGAACCGAGGCGGCGGGCGTTCGGATCGATCGCTCGAGCCGCATCACGGTGGTGTTCCAGCGCAAGGCGCTGCAGCATGATCCGCACTTCGACGTACTGAGCCCGACCATCTCCGCTGGTGTGGGGCTCGTGAGCGGACTCAACGGGCTCGGTTCCGGCCGATCGGCCGCGCTCAGCCGTGTTGTAGGTGTACTGGATGCATGGCGCGAGGCAGGAGTGCCGACCGTTCATCTCGAGCTCGCCGAGTACCGGAGCGTCGCCGAACTGGGAGAGGTACTGGCCGCGGTGGCGCCGTACATTCACTCGATCGGAATGAGTCAGGACGAGTTCCAGGCGCTGGTCGGCCCAGGGCGAGACATCGGCCGGGAAGCCGCGGGCTTCGCGGATCACCACGGCGTGTCGCGGGTCGTGGTGCACTCGGACCGATGGGCGCTCAGTGTCCACACCTCCGACCCGGAGCGCGAGCGGCTCGCGCTGATCGCCGGCTGCCTGGCGGCGGCGTGTCGCGCTGAGAGTGGGCGCCCGCTGGGCCGCTGGCGCGTTCCGTCCCGGAGCGACTTCGCGTCGGGCATACCTGCCGAGACGAGCAGCGACGGCTGGAGGACAACTGTTGCCTCGAGCCCGTATCTGACGCGACCCCATTCGACCATCGGCCTGGGCGACACCTTCGTCAGCGGCCATCTCCTGGTGCACGCAGCCAACAGCTGACCAGAATTCTACGAGAAAAGAGAAGTTGATGACCTTCGTGATCCAAGACGCCGGGAAGCTTCGCTCGCTCCAGCGTGTGTTGTCCGGTAACGGGTTTCTCGAGATCTGTGCCCTCGACCATCAACGGGTACTCAAGACGATGCTGTCGGAAGACCCCGACGCGGTGGCCTTTCGCGACATCGTCGCCCTGAAGGACCGGGTACTCCGGGCGGTCGAACCGAGCGTCTCCGGGGTGCTGACCGATGTCCGGTACGGCGGTCCGATCCTGGTCGCGAGCGGTGCGATGACGAGCTCGACCGGCTACATCGTCGAGATCGGGGACGAGGGGTACGACATCCCGCCGGGTCCCCGGCGGAGCCGGCTGCGTGCGGGCTGGTCGATGGAGAAGCTAAAACTCATCGGCGCCGACGTGGCCAAGTTCCTGTGGTTCTTCCGCCCGGACGCAGACGCGGAGGTGGCGGATCACCAGCGCGGAGTACTGGCGCAACTCGTCGAGCAGAGCGCCCGGTACAGCCTGCCGATGGTGGTCGAGCCGATCTGGTACCCGCTGATCGGGGAGGACACGTCGTCCGCACCGTGGCGGGAGCGCCGCGTGCAGGGGATCGTCGAGTCCGCGATCGAGGCCGACCGCCTCGGAGCCGATCTGCTGAAGCTCGAGTTCCCCGGATACCTCGGCGACGAGCGTGGCGCCGAACGCTCTCACGAGGCGTGTGCCGAGGTCACGGCGAATACGCGAGTCCCGTGGGTTCTCCTGTCCGGAGGTGTCGGATTCGAGGACTTCGACGAACAACTGCGGATCGGCTGTTCGGCGGGCGCCTCCGGCTACATGGCCGGTCGCTCGGTCTGGCAGGAGGTCGCCGTGACGCGTGACGACGACGAGCGGGATCGGCTGATCGGCCAGTTGCGGAGCCGGCTCGAGCGACTGAACGCGACGACCTCCGCGAACGGTCGTGCCGTCGAGCTTGCGATCGACCTCGACGCCGCCGTTGAGCGGTTCCCGGAGTTCTGGTACGAGGGCTGGCAGAACCATGAGCAGGGCTCGGCGGAGAAGCTGTCCGCCGGCGCGGCCTGAGCCGGGCATGACAAGTCCGACAGTCGCGCGGGTCGAGAGTTTCGGGCTGGAGGCTCGCCTGCCCGGAGCGGGATACGGTACGGCCAGGGTGCTCGTCCAGCACCGCATCGGGACAGCGGTCAAGGTCACGACCTCGGACGGTGTCGTCGGCTGGGGCGAGAGCTTCGGGCCACCTCGCCAGGTCCAGCCGACGCTCGCCGCGATGGCCCACGAACTGATCGGCCGCCCGCTGCACGCACGCGAGGAGTTCCTGCTCGAGCCTGTCAACCGTGCGTACCATGTCGCCTCGACAGGCCTGGCGGTCGCGGCGTTGAGCGGCCTCGACATCGCCGTCTGGGATGCGTGGGCCCGGACACTCGACGTGCCGATCGCGTTCCTCCTCGGGGGACAGGTGACCGACAGCGTCCCGGCGTACGCGTCGACGGGCTATCTCACGCCGGAGCGCGACCTGGGCGCTCTGCGCGAGACGCTCGATCGGCATGTCGAGCAGGGATTCGGCCGGGTCAAGCTCAAGATCGGGACCTCACCTCGCGAAGACGCCGCCCGGGTCGAGGTCGCCCGCGAGGCGGTGGGACCGGACGGTAGCGTCATCGTCGACTACAACGGCAACAACACCCTCGGCACACTGCGCCGTTCGTACGACGCGATCGCCGGATACCGGCCGGAATGGGTCGAGGAGCCGCTGCCGGCGAACGACTACGCGGGCTGGCAGCAACTGCGAGACCTGAGCATTACCACGTCGGCCGGCGAGGCGCTGTTCACCAGGTTCCAGTTCGTGCAGCCGATCGAGCAACGATGGTTCGACATCGTGCAGCCCGACGTGGCCAAGTGCGGCGGGTTCACCGAGGCGTCCGCCGTACGGGCGATGACCGTCGCGGCCAACCTGGCCTTCTCGCCGCACTGCTGGGGATCCGGCATCGCGCTGGCCGCGACCGTGCAGCTCCTGGCGTCGACGACCCGATCTCCGTTCGGGCTGACGGGGCCGGATGTGGCGTTGCTCGAGTTCGACCAAGGCGTCAATCCGCTGCGGGACTCGGTGCTGCGCGAGCCGATCAGGGCAGCGGGAGGCCGTGTTCCAGTGCCGACCGGGCCTGGCCTCGGAGTCGAGATCGACGAGGACTGGATCCGCGCCCACGCCGTGACCCGAACATCCACCGACCAAGGTATGGGGGCACGATGACGACGGACCTGACCGGGCGGGTGGCGCTGGTGACCGGTGCCGGCCACAACATCGGGAGGGCCATCACCGGGCGGCTGGCCGAAGCCGGAGCCGCGGTGGCGGTCGCGGATGTCGACCCGGCCGCCGCCGAAGCCGTCACTGGCGAACTCCGGTCGGCAGGGCACGTGGCCTTCCCGGCGATCGGAGACTTCTCGGACGTGGATGTCGTGGACGACACCATCGATCGTGTCGAGGCCGAGCTCGGTACGATCGACGTTCTGGTCAACAACGCGTACGCCCGGCTCGGCGCCACGAGCTTCCTGCCCTTTCTCCAGGTCGACGCCGACGACTGGCTACGGTTCGTTGCGGTCAACACCACCCTGTTCTATGCGCCGACCCAGCGCGTTGCACGCTCTCTCGCGAGGGCGGGACGGTCGGGCAGCATCGTCAACATCAGCTCGCACGGTGCGGCCCGGGCGCACCGCAGGCACATACCGTACGACTCGGTGAAAGGGGCGATGGAGTCGTTCACGCGCGCGGTGGCAGTCGACCTCGCGCCCTGGAACATCCGGGTGAACGCGATCCGCCCCGGCACCATCGACGTGCAGGATGATCCCCTCGACTGGACCCGCGCAGACGGGCAGCCCGATGTCCGCTCCGCCCAGATCCCACTCGGCCGCACCGGCCATGGATCCGAGGTCGCGGACGTCGTACTCTTCCTCGCCTCGAACCAGTCCAGCTACGTGACCGGCCAGATCTTCAACGTGGATGGTGGACTGGCAGTGCAGGCACGCCCGCCACAGGTGGAGCCCGACGCACTCGCGACTCCCAACACGCTCATCGACTTTCCGTCACGACTCCGACTGAGAACCCGGTGAGCCAGCAGCCCTCAAGGTGAGTACGCCGTCCCAACTGCGCTGGGGTGCTGTATCGAGTGGAACCACGACCCCAGCGATCTCTCTGGCGTTCACCCCGTTGTTTCGAGGAATTGTGGTCAGGTGCAGTCGGTGTCCAGGTCGGGGGAGGGGGTGGGGGTTGTGCCTTGTTCTACGGGGAGGGCGGGGGTGGCGGACCAGGCTGACCAGGAGTCGACGTAGAGACCGATGGGCTGGCTGAGCAGGGCTGCTGCGAAGACGAGGAGCGAACTGGAGACGCCGCCTCCGCAATAGGCACCGACTTC
This genomic interval carries:
- a CDS encoding ADP-dependent glucokinase/phosphofructokinase, which gives rise to MFIDDPLGERHLTDLVGEPARHQPGGTSLQACWSWASIGLRPLLSLADRSPRQLAVVDPNIRLATPGGVSPAGDLQPEPGDVSRPANHALEFTAGTEAAGVRIDRSSRITVVFQRKALQHDPHFDVLSPTISAGVGLVSGLNGLGSGRSAALSRVVGVLDAWREAGVPTVHLELAEYRSVAELGEVLAAVAPYIHSIGMSQDEFQALVGPGRDIGREAAGFADHHGVSRVVVHSDRWALSVHTSDPERERLALIAGCLAAACRAESGRPLGRWRVPSRSDFASGIPAETSSDGWRTTVASSPYLTRPHSTIGLGDTFVSGHLLVHAANS
- a CDS encoding mandelate racemase/muconate lactonizing enzyme family protein; the protein is MTSPTVARVESFGLEARLPGAGYGTARVLVQHRIGTAVKVTTSDGVVGWGESFGPPRQVQPTLAAMAHELIGRPLHAREEFLLEPVNRAYHVASTGLAVAALSGLDIAVWDAWARTLDVPIAFLLGGQVTDSVPAYASTGYLTPERDLGALRETLDRHVEQGFGRVKLKIGTSPREDAARVEVAREAVGPDGSVIVDYNGNNTLGTLRRSYDAIAGYRPEWVEEPLPANDYAGWQQLRDLSITTSAGEALFTRFQFVQPIEQRWFDIVQPDVAKCGGFTEASAVRAMTVAANLAFSPHCWGSGIALAATVQLLASTTRSPFGLTGPDVALLEFDQGVNPLRDSVLREPIRAAGGRVPVPTGPGLGVEIDEDWIRAHAVTRTSTDQGMGAR
- a CDS encoding SDR family NAD(P)-dependent oxidoreductase; translation: MTTDLTGRVALVTGAGHNIGRAITGRLAEAGAAVAVADVDPAAAEAVTGELRSAGHVAFPAIGDFSDVDVVDDTIDRVEAELGTIDVLVNNAYARLGATSFLPFLQVDADDWLRFVAVNTTLFYAPTQRVARSLARAGRSGSIVNISSHGAARAHRRHIPYDSVKGAMESFTRAVAVDLAPWNIRVNAIRPGTIDVQDDPLDWTRADGQPDVRSAQIPLGRTGHGSEVADVVLFLASNQSSYVTGQIFNVDGGLAVQARPPQVEPDALATPNTLIDFPSRLRLRTR